From one Cynocephalus volans isolate mCynVol1 chromosome X, mCynVol1.pri, whole genome shotgun sequence genomic stretch:
- the LOC134367791 gene encoding LOW QUALITY PROTEIN: serine/threonine-protein phosphatase 4 regulatory subunit 3B-like (The sequence of the model RefSeq protein was modified relative to this genomic sequence to represent the inferred CDS: inserted 2 bases in 2 codons; substituted 1 base at 1 genomic stop codon), with product MASRRRHVRVCVRDEDQRWDQVGPGDVSWASTELVQLPNCELDGLEQIAALVTSVLPSPTGKERLALVLESEDYIQKLLQLFRTCENLDNTEGLHRFHAIIKGLFSFDSKPLFKIMLSDECIMDAMGCLEYDPALAQPRWHREFLSQTAKFQEFIPRTDSELRQKIRQMYRVQYIYDVLVPQPPTSADNLSTLQHFIFLKKVEIASMLQQDRKCLSEVLAKFKDKTLDDDKWRELVLFFKDFCAFSKTLRPQSKYKLFQKLTQLEILPALKIIVSADDVLIRSAATDIFTYLVEYSPSKIREPVMEEAEKTEGDDLFINVVIKQMTCDTDPELGGALHVMEHLRTLLDLDNMLSASNKNVRCDFLNFFYKQCVHNFIAPLLATTSEDKCEGGNISTESKNCPSAVRFMRRMIGLKDDLYNSYVIRGNLXPVVNAFLHNGTRYNMLNSAIIELFEYIRVENIPSLVAHIVKKFYKALESVEYVQTFKGLKIKYDDRKDRKSPIQNYLRSIPYGNXTSRRCQSLEVKXEMCFKEDMGVAVMPSLENNFPDSYDQFMETKRPKEYWNEVGLPKRKSPGDLKLFSFPSAAAPDGTRSPNGSGVVRLVDIPDDDDEEENKDEETSPRERPYLSK from the exons ATGGCGAGCAGACGGCGCCACGTCAGAGTCTGTGTTCGGGATGAAGACCAGCGCTGGGACCAAGTAGGTCCCGGAGACGTGTCCTGGGCTTCCACTGAGCTGGTCCAGCTGCCTAACTGTGAACTCGATGGGCTTGAACAAATCGCTGCTTTGGTTACCTCGGTTCTCCCCTCGCCTACCGGCAAGGAAAGGCTGGCTCTGGTCCTGGAAAGTGAGGATTATATTCAAAAACTCCTGCAGCTGTTCCGCACTTGTGAAAATCTAGACAACACCGAAGGCTTACACCGTTTCCATGCAATTATTAAAGGCCTGTTCTCCTTCGACAGCAAACCTCTGTTTAAGATCATGCTTTCTGATGAGTGTATCATGGATGCGATGGGATGCCTTGAATACGATCCTGCTTTGGCTCAGCCAAGATGGCATAGGGAATTCTTGAGCCAAACTGCCAAGTTCCAGGAATTTATACCAAGAACAGACTCTGAACTTAGGCAAAAAATACGTCAGATGTACAGAGTGCAGTACATATATGACGTTCTGGTGCCTCAGCCACCCACATCTGCAGATAATCTTTCTACTctccaacattttattttcctcaagaaGGTTGAGATAGCCAGCATGCTGCAGCAAGATCGCAAGTGTTTGTCTGAAGTTTTAGCAAAGTTTAAGGATAAGACTCTAGATGATGACAAATGGCGTGAATTGGTGCTTTTTTTCAAGGACTTCTGTGCATTTTCTAAGACATTACGGCCTCAAAGCAAGTATAAGTTATTCCAAAAGTTGACACAATTGGAAATTCTTCCTGCTCTTAAAATCATAGTGAGTGCTGATGATGTGCTAATAAGATCGGCTGCTACAGATATATTTACTTATCTAGTTGAGTACAGTCCATCGAAGATCCGAGAACCTgtaatggaggaagcagagaagactGAAGGTGATGACCTTTTCATTAATGTAgtgattaaacaaatgacctgtgATACTGATCCTGAGCTGGGAGGTGCTCTGCACGTGATGGAACATCTGCGCACTTTGCTTGATCTGGACAACATGCTGTCAGCATCCAATAAAAACGTAAGATgtgattttctaaatttcttctatAAACAATGTGTGCATAACTTCATAGCACCACTTTTGGCCACCACTTCAGAAGACAAATGTGAAGGAGGTAATATATCCACCGAAAGCAAAAATTGCCCCA GTGCTGTTCGCTTTATGAGAAGGATGATTGGCCTTAAAGATGACCTTTATAATAGTTACGTCATCAGGGGAAATC ACCCAGTtgtaaatgcttttctgcataaTGGAACCAGGTACAATATGTTGAATTCAGCTATTATTGAGCTGTTTGAATACATAAGAGTGGAAAATATCCCGTCTCTTGTTGCACATATAGTCAAAAAGTTTTATAAGGCACTTGAATCAGTTGAATATGTCCAGACATTCAAAGGATTGAAGATTAAATATGATGATCGGAAGGACAGGAAAAGTCCAATACAGAATTATTTGCGTTCCATCCCATATGGTA ATACCTCAAGGAGGTGCCAAAGTCTCGAGGTAAAGtaagaaatgtgttttaaagaagatatGGGAGTAGCAGTCATGCCATCATTGGAAAATAACTTTCCAGATTCTTATGATCAATTCATGGAGACGAAAAGACCAAAAGAATATTGGAACGAGGTAGGCCTTCCCAAAAGAAAATCACCTGGTgacttaaaattgttttcatttccttctgctGCTGCTCCTGATGGAACAAGGAGCCCAAACGGTAGCGGCGTAGTTCGTTTAGTGGATATTCCAGATGATGacgatgaagaagaaaataaagatgaagaaacatcCCCCAGGGAAAGACCTTATCTCAGCAAATAA